One region of Peribacillus simplex genomic DNA includes:
- the flgL gene encoding flagellar hook-associated protein FlgL: protein MRVTQSMLTNNLLSNLSSSYEKMAKLQEQVSSQKKFSKPSDNPVAAMMGMGYRTNLNQIGQYQSNIAEATNWIDSTDDAISEAVSAMQRIRELTVQASNGTYEGEQLKNVAEEIKQLKEHLITLGDTQIGGKYIFNGQDTNVRPSSVKDGNGNTVYGTGDINLEVFSGISLKINTDGSKIFGDALAAGGSIDQTIDALENGGDVSGTLAGLDATINTFLGMQAQVGARQNRIELMTDRLKQQEVFATEILSKNEDVDIEKAIMDLTTQESIHSAALSIGAKIMQPSLLDFLR, encoded by the coding sequence ATGCGGGTAACGCAATCGATGCTAACCAATAATTTGTTAAGCAATTTAAGCAGCAGTTACGAGAAGATGGCCAAGCTGCAAGAGCAGGTTTCCTCTCAAAAGAAATTCTCCAAACCATCCGATAACCCTGTCGCTGCCATGATGGGAATGGGGTACCGGACAAACCTCAATCAAATAGGGCAGTATCAGAGCAACATTGCCGAGGCGACAAATTGGATCGACAGCACGGATGATGCCATTTCTGAAGCTGTTTCCGCCATGCAGCGGATACGTGAGTTGACGGTTCAGGCCAGCAATGGTACATATGAAGGCGAACAACTGAAAAATGTTGCTGAGGAAATAAAGCAATTAAAAGAACATCTCATAACTCTTGGCGACACACAGATAGGCGGGAAATATATTTTCAACGGCCAGGATACAAATGTGAGACCGTCTTCCGTTAAAGATGGGAATGGGAATACGGTGTATGGCACAGGAGACATAAACCTTGAAGTGTTTTCCGGGATTTCCCTGAAAATCAATACGGACGGTTCGAAGATTTTTGGTGATGCGCTTGCCGCTGGGGGAAGCATTGACCAAACAATCGACGCACTTGAAAACGGTGGTGACGTGAGTGGCACGCTGGCAGGACTTGACGCAACCATAAATACTTTCTTAGGCATGCAAGCACAGGTTGGCGCAAGGCAGAATCGGATTGAGCTGATGACTGACCGCCTCAAACAGCAGGAGGTCTTTGCTACTGAAATCCTTTCGAAAAATGAGGATGTCGATATCGAAAAAGCAATCATGGATTTGACGACCCAGGAAAGTATCCATAGTGCTGCATTAAGTATCGGTGCAAAAATCATGCAACCGAGTTTATTGGATTTTCTTCGCTAA
- the csrA gene encoding carbon storage regulator CsrA, which yields MLVLTRKLNEAIMIGDDIEITILAVEGEQIKLGINAPKSVDIHRKEIYLSIQQENSEASEIKTNLLENINEYFKKKS from the coding sequence ATGCTCGTATTGACCAGAAAGCTAAACGAAGCGATCATGATTGGCGATGATATCGAAATTACGATCTTGGCTGTTGAGGGAGAACAAATTAAACTGGGTATCAATGCTCCTAAAAGCGTCGATATCCATAGGAAGGAAATCTACCTGTCCATCCAGCAGGAAAATAGCGAAGCTTCTGAAATAAAAACCAATCTTCTGGAAAATATAAATGAGTATTTCAAGAAAAAGTCTTGA
- the flaG gene encoding flagellar protein FlaG, translating to MLESLSTNILSSQLRTAISDGISSYYQREMNTLAYSEQSVESINEPAKEKVNEVVESLNTFLDPTQTAIHFEYHEELNEYYVKVVDDVTDETIREIPPKKLLDFYAAMTEFVGIMVDEKI from the coding sequence ATGCTGGAGAGTTTGTCCACGAATATTCTTTCCTCACAGCTTAGAACAGCAATCTCAGATGGAATTAGTTCATATTATCAACGTGAAATGAATACGCTTGCCTATTCAGAACAAAGTGTGGAATCTATTAATGAGCCTGCTAAAGAAAAGGTGAATGAAGTAGTGGAAAGTTTGAACACCTTCCTGGATCCAACACAAACGGCCATCCATTTTGAGTATCATGAGGAGCTGAATGAGTATTATGTCAAGGTTGTGGATGACGTTACGGATGAGACGATCAGGGAGATCCCTCCTAAGAAGTTACTGGATTTCTATGCGGCAATGACAGAGTTTGTCGGGATTATGGTGGATGAAAAAATATAG
- a CDS encoding response regulator: MKTSIIIIDDHQLFREGVKRILDFESSFDVVAEGDDGSEAMDLVETHKPDVVIMDINMPNMNGVEATKMLVNRYPETKVIILSIHDDENYVQHALKTGAQGYLLKEMDADALIDAVRVVAEGGSYLHPKVTHNLVKEYRRLAAEEGADRDSVHAIEIRRPLHLLTRRECEVLQLLADGKSNRAIGETLYISEKTVKNHVSNILQKMNVNDRTQAVVLAIKNGWVEVK, from the coding sequence TTGAAGACTAGTATCATCATTATCGATGACCATCAGCTTTTCCGCGAAGGCGTAAAGCGTATATTAGATTTTGAATCATCCTTTGATGTTGTTGCCGAGGGCGATGACGGAAGCGAAGCTATGGATCTCGTTGAAACACATAAACCGGATGTTGTTATCATGGATATCAACATGCCGAATATGAATGGGGTCGAAGCAACAAAAATGCTCGTGAACCGTTACCCTGAAACAAAAGTAATCATCCTTTCCATTCATGATGATGAAAACTACGTACAGCACGCATTGAAAACGGGAGCACAAGGTTACCTGTTGAAGGAAATGGACGCAGATGCGTTGATTGATGCTGTTCGTGTAGTCGCTGAAGGCGGCTCATACCTTCATCCGAAGGTTACCCATAATTTAGTTAAAGAATATCGCCGTTTGGCAGCCGAAGAGGGTGCTGATCGTGATTCCGTACATGCAATAGAAATCAGGAGGCCGCTGCACCTATTGACTCGACGCGAATGTGAAGTACTTCAACTTCTTGCTGACGGAAAAAGCAACCGTGCCATCGGTGAAACCCTATATATCAGTGAAAAAACAGTCAAGAACCATGTGAGTAACATTCTTCAAAAGATGAATGTGAATGACCGTACACAAGCGGTTGTCCTTGCCATTAAAAATGGCTGGGTAGAAGTGAAGTAA
- a CDS encoding DEAD/DEAH box helicase, giving the protein MAFEIPFSQELIAGHLKNGYVSETYGVQSSNGLFNCVRCGNKDQALFYTFPCKICNQDCTYCRSCIMMGRVSECAKLYRWTGPGFQFEIPDNVLSWEGTLSAGQQYASDCVVEAVNGKGEFLVWAVCGAGKTEVLFAAIEAALLAGKRICLATPRTDVVLELSPRLKKAFPAIEVTALYAGSTDRHAFAPLTVSTTHQLFRFIEAFDVIIVDEVDAFPYSIDDSLHYAVNKSKKFSAATIYLTATPSKRMQRLYRSGKLKAVIIPARYHRQPIPVPEMKWSGNWQKQFHQKKIPPVIKGWVCERLEQNIPFLLFFPSIQVMEQALPLFQMLSPKLSIVHSRHPDRKERVMALRNGMVPGLLTTTILERGVTIERLEVAVIGAEHKVFSDSALVQIAGRVGRSVANPAGTISFFHYGKSKAMVETVHHIQMMNKDAMKRGLLDEEMPSL; this is encoded by the coding sequence TTGGCTTTCGAAATCCCCTTCTCCCAGGAACTCATCGCAGGGCATCTCAAGAATGGGTATGTCTCGGAAACTTACGGAGTGCAGTCCAGTAATGGCCTGTTTAACTGTGTGCGCTGCGGTAACAAAGATCAAGCTTTGTTTTATACGTTCCCATGCAAGATTTGCAATCAGGATTGTACTTACTGCCGTTCATGCATCATGATGGGAAGAGTCAGTGAATGTGCAAAGTTATATAGGTGGACCGGTCCGGGTTTTCAGTTTGAGATACCTGACAATGTGCTGAGTTGGGAAGGCACTTTATCTGCAGGTCAACAATATGCCTCTGACTGTGTCGTCGAGGCGGTAAACGGAAAAGGTGAATTCCTTGTATGGGCTGTATGTGGTGCCGGTAAGACGGAGGTCCTATTTGCAGCGATTGAGGCAGCCTTGCTTGCTGGGAAGCGAATTTGTTTGGCAACACCGCGGACCGATGTCGTTCTCGAACTCTCACCAAGGTTAAAAAAAGCCTTTCCTGCCATTGAAGTCACGGCGCTCTACGCCGGCAGTACAGATCGACATGCGTTTGCGCCACTAACTGTTTCTACGACCCATCAGCTATTCCGTTTTATTGAAGCCTTCGATGTCATCATTGTTGATGAAGTCGATGCGTTTCCCTACTCAATTGATGATTCGCTGCATTATGCAGTTAATAAATCAAAAAAGTTTTCTGCCGCAACCATCTACTTGACCGCCACACCTTCGAAACGAATGCAGCGACTATATCGAAGCGGCAAATTGAAAGCCGTTATAATCCCAGCCCGCTATCATCGTCAGCCAATCCCTGTCCCTGAAATGAAATGGAGCGGCAACTGGCAAAAACAATTTCATCAAAAAAAGATTCCTCCCGTAATCAAAGGATGGGTATGTGAACGACTTGAGCAGAATATCCCCTTCCTATTGTTTTTCCCAAGCATTCAAGTGATGGAGCAGGCACTTCCGCTGTTTCAAATGCTGTCCCCTAAATTATCGATTGTCCACTCACGGCACCCTGACCGAAAAGAAAGAGTAATGGCATTAAGGAATGGAATGGTCCCTGGATTATTGACCACGACCATCCTGGAACGCGGCGTGACAATTGAACGGCTGGAAGTAGCCGTGATTGGTGCTGAACATAAAGTGTTTTCAGATAGTGCCCTCGTCCAGATTGCCGGCCGGGTAGGGAGAAGCGTTGCTAACCCTGCCGGGACGATCAGTTTTTTTCATTACGGTAAAAGTAAAGCGATGGTTGAGACGGTTCACCATATACAAATGATGAATAAAGATGCCATGAAAAGGGGGCTGCTGGATGAAGAGATGCCTAGTTTGTGA
- a CDS encoding flagellin — MIINHNISALNTHRQLSSATNAQSKSMEKLASGMRINRAGDDAAGLAISEKMRGQIRGLDQASRNSQDAISLIQTAEGALNETTDILQRMRELATQAATDTNTGTDRNEIQKEINSLTSEINRIANTTEFNNQKLLNGDKDGAAVAGKPAVAGEYSFDFGSISTTVDDTIEIGGQTFTVVAAGDEDPATGKFSNADTLKAAIEGNAALKDNYSVAVDAGTGKITLTQKADKESSAALTGNGVGTVTEVTKGAEKVDAVPADPDKSLKFQIGANEKQSLTLDIGNMSAEALGISTKGADNAGLAVTDGTNNETTEQALNVGTHASAAAAITKINEAINTVSAERSKLGANQNRLEHTINNLGTSSENLTAAESRIRDTDMAKTMMEQTKNSILAQASQAMLAQANQQPQGVLQLLR; from the coding sequence ATGATTATCAATCACAATATCTCAGCTTTAAACACGCACCGTCAATTATCAAGTGCAACGAATGCACAATCTAAATCAATGGAGAAACTTGCATCAGGTATGCGTATCAACCGTGCAGGCGATGACGCTGCCGGTCTTGCAATCTCTGAAAAAATGCGTGGACAAATCCGCGGTTTGGACCAAGCTTCCCGTAACTCACAAGATGCCATCTCTTTGATTCAAACTGCAGAAGGTGCATTAAACGAAACGACTGATATTCTGCAACGTATGCGTGAGCTTGCTACACAAGCAGCAACAGACACCAATACTGGTACAGACCGTAATGAAATCCAAAAAGAAATCAATTCCCTAACATCTGAAATTAACCGTATCGCTAACACAACTGAGTTCAATAATCAAAAACTATTAAACGGCGACAAAGATGGAGCAGCAGTGGCAGGGAAACCAGCAGTTGCAGGAGAATATTCATTTGATTTTGGATCAATTTCCACCACTGTAGACGATACAATTGAAATTGGTGGTCAAACATTCACAGTTGTAGCTGCCGGGGATGAGGATCCAGCTACAGGTAAATTCAGTAATGCTGATACATTAAAAGCTGCCATCGAAGGTAATGCCGCACTTAAAGATAACTATTCTGTAGCTGTTGATGCTGGAACAGGAAAAATTACTTTAACTCAAAAAGCTGACAAAGAATCTTCTGCTGCCTTGACTGGTAACGGCGTTGGAACTGTAACAGAAGTTACTAAGGGTGCAGAAAAGGTCGACGCAGTTCCTGCTGACCCGGATAAGAGCCTTAAATTCCAAATTGGGGCTAATGAAAAACAAAGTTTGACTCTTGATATTGGAAATATGAGTGCAGAAGCTTTAGGTATATCTACTAAAGGAGCAGATAATGCAGGATTAGCAGTAACAGACGGAACTAATAACGAAACAACTGAACAAGCATTAAATGTAGGAACCCATGCTAGTGCTGCTGCAGCAATAACAAAAATTAATGAAGCAATTAATACAGTATCAGCAGAGCGTTCTAAACTAGGTGCAAACCAAAACCGTTTAGAGCACACTATCAACAATTTAGGTACTTCATCAGAAAACCTGACTGCTGCTGAATCACGTATACGTGATACAGATATGGCAAAAACAATGATGGAGCAAACTAAAAACTCTATCTTGGCGCAAGCATCTCAAGCAATGCTAGCTCAAGCTAACCAGCAACCGCAAGGCGTTCTTCAGTTACTTCGTTAA
- a CDS encoding TIGR03826 family flagellar region protein, whose amino-acid sequence MGIFNCPNCNSLFVMTKFRDLCDACYKEEEAQYDKVYAYIRKKINRTASMRQVVKETGVEETLIIKFVKTGKLRISQFPNLGIPCEKCGTHIKIGRLCGKCSDSLVTDLQAFESEERRQTEIKGNDKKNTYYMKDDQKG is encoded by the coding sequence ATGGGAATATTCAACTGTCCAAACTGTAATTCGTTATTCGTTATGACGAAATTCCGTGATCTATGCGATGCCTGTTATAAAGAAGAAGAAGCCCAATATGATAAAGTGTATGCCTATATCCGCAAGAAAATAAATAGAACGGCGTCCATGAGGCAAGTGGTTAAGGAAACTGGCGTTGAAGAAACTTTAATCATTAAATTTGTGAAAACAGGAAAGCTAAGGATTTCCCAGTTTCCCAATCTAGGAATTCCTTGTGAAAAGTGCGGCACTCACATCAAGATCGGAAGGTTATGCGGCAAGTGCAGCGATTCCCTCGTTACGGATTTGCAGGCATTTGAAAGTGAGGAAAGGCGCCAAACTGAAATTAAAGGAAATGATAAAAAAAATACGTACTACATGAAGGATGATCAAAAAGGGTAG
- a CDS encoding DegV family protein: MKTAVVTDSTAYIPKEIRERLHIHMMPLNVIFSNEAYREEVDIAADEFYEEVKRQEKLPTTSQPPIGQFVEKFEELQREYDDVISIHLSSGISGTYQGAVSAGEMVEGVRVHAFDSEVSCMVQGFYVIEAAKMALDGKAAGEIMARLEEMKPSVRAYFMADDLSHLQRGGRLSSAKALIGSLLQVKPVLHFVDKIIVPFEKIRTRKKAMKRIADLLGEDAASGEKYKAVIIHAKRESEAKDWKTELEARFPNVEFDISYFGPVIGTHLGEGSMGMGWYKI; encoded by the coding sequence ATGAAAACCGCAGTCGTAACAGATAGCACTGCATATATACCTAAGGAAATTCGTGAACGTTTACATATACATATGATGCCGCTTAATGTCATTTTTTCCAATGAAGCTTACCGGGAAGAAGTGGACATTGCTGCGGATGAATTTTATGAGGAAGTAAAGAGGCAGGAGAAATTGCCGACCACTTCTCAGCCCCCAATCGGACAGTTTGTCGAAAAGTTCGAGGAGCTGCAAAGAGAATATGATGATGTTATTTCGATACATTTGTCGAGTGGTATCAGTGGTACGTATCAAGGAGCGGTATCGGCAGGTGAAATGGTCGAGGGGGTTAGGGTACATGCCTTTGATTCGGAAGTCAGCTGCATGGTCCAGGGGTTTTACGTGATCGAGGCGGCTAAGATGGCACTTGATGGTAAAGCTGCAGGAGAGATCATGGCCAGGCTCGAAGAAATGAAACCATCGGTCAGGGCATACTTCATGGCAGATGACCTATCCCACCTACAGCGCGGTGGACGCTTAAGCAGTGCCAAAGCATTGATTGGCAGTCTGCTTCAAGTAAAGCCGGTCCTCCATTTTGTTGATAAAATCATCGTCCCATTTGAAAAAATCCGTACTAGAAAAAAAGCGATGAAACGAATTGCCGATTTACTTGGAGAAGACGCGGCAAGTGGAGAGAAGTATAAAGCTGTCATTATTCATGCAAAGCGAGAAAGTGAAGCTAAAGACTGGAAAACCGAACTCGAAGCACGATTCCCTAATGTCGAGTTCGATATCAGCTACTTCGGTCCAGTAATCGGAACGCATCTGGGCGAAGGCTCGATGGGGATGGGCTGGTATAAAATATAA
- a CDS encoding flagellar protein FlgN, with protein sequence MSARNIIESLEKLIKLHKSFNQLAIRKTAILKASDTEAITALLIQEQKHIKAISQTDRERDGAVKEFLAVNGTVGKKASIHAITELTGPVETEIIERLKAELIDEVTKLKERNGLNQQLIYQSLQFINVSLDMLRPQNQNLNYGDSVKKPVKSVMAMFDSKA encoded by the coding sequence ATGTCTGCACGGAACATCATCGAATCGCTTGAAAAATTGATCAAGCTTCATAAAAGCTTCAATCAATTAGCGATAAGAAAAACGGCCATTTTGAAAGCAAGTGATACCGAGGCAATTACTGCCCTGCTGATTCAGGAACAAAAGCATATTAAAGCAATCAGTCAAACCGATAGAGAGAGAGACGGGGCAGTCAAGGAATTTCTTGCAGTAAATGGAACCGTGGGAAAGAAGGCCTCCATCCATGCCATAACGGAACTGACAGGACCAGTTGAAACGGAAATCATTGAACGGCTAAAAGCGGAATTGATTGATGAAGTGACTAAGCTGAAAGAGCGGAACGGTTTAAATCAGCAATTAATCTATCAATCCCTTCAATTCATCAATGTCTCTTTGGATATGCTGAGACCGCAGAATCAGAACTTGAATTATGGGGATTCGGTTAAAAAGCCGGTAAAAAGCGTCATGGCAATGTTTGATTCAAAAGCTTAA
- the flgM gene encoding flagellar biosynthesis anti-sigma factor FlgM: MKINNIGMTGVNPYNLQANKTGNIKESKVNASDKVEISSAAKEMQQSSPIPAARQAKVDELKIQVENGNYKLNAQATAKGLIDFYRK, translated from the coding sequence ATGAAAATCAATAACATCGGTATGACAGGTGTTAACCCGTATAATCTTCAAGCCAATAAAACGGGGAATATCAAAGAGTCTAAGGTCAATGCCTCGGATAAAGTTGAAATTTCTTCAGCGGCAAAAGAAATGCAGCAATCATCTCCGATTCCTGCTGCTAGACAAGCAAAGGTGGACGAACTGAAAATCCAAGTTGAAAACGGAAATTATAAATTGAATGCCCAGGCAACGGCTAAAGGCCTCATCGATTTTTACCGGAAATGA
- the fliW gene encoding flagellar assembly protein FliW produces the protein MILQTKFHGEIELVEEEIYRFDSGIPGFLEEKQFCLLTLDDTPFFVLQSVKTKEVAFIVTNPFEVFRDYEVELPDEVLSSLLIETELEVITLVILTIQDPFNETTANLQAPIIINASKKTGKQFIMNGSEYRTKHRLIEPPAEQGEE, from the coding sequence ATGATTCTACAAACAAAATTTCATGGCGAAATCGAATTAGTGGAAGAAGAGATTTATCGATTTGATAGCGGGATACCAGGATTTCTAGAAGAAAAACAGTTTTGTTTGCTAACTCTGGATGACACGCCCTTTTTCGTCCTGCAATCTGTAAAAACAAAAGAGGTTGCCTTCATTGTGACAAATCCTTTTGAAGTGTTTCGTGATTACGAAGTGGAGCTTCCGGATGAGGTATTATCTTCTTTATTAATAGAAACGGAACTGGAAGTCATTACTTTAGTCATATTAACGATTCAAGACCCTTTCAATGAAACTACGGCGAATCTTCAGGCTCCCATCATCATAAATGCCTCTAAAAAAACGGGAAAGCAATTTATCATGAACGGCAGTGAATACCGTACAAAGCACAGATTGATTGAACCTCCAGCAGAACAGGGGGAGGAATGA
- a CDS encoding ComF family protein, with amino-acid sequence MKRCLVCDEGMKGALTWRSLLVRAESKVICEECEGKLNRITGETCTICSRELGRNYSTGDICLDCSRWERNREWSGYLSKNISLFHYNEDLKDIIAKYKYRGDYALAEVFVPFLKDRLKDMEFDLVTAIPLSDERLRERGFNQGQALAVLLGLHTAEILTRIHTEKQSKKSRQERMSLPQVFQVIQTDLLEHKSILIIDDIYTTGTTLRHAAKALKTAGAREVSSITLAR; translated from the coding sequence ATGAAGAGATGCCTAGTTTGTGATGAAGGAATGAAGGGAGCATTGACATGGAGGAGCCTATTGGTGAGGGCTGAGTCAAAGGTAATTTGCGAAGAGTGTGAGGGGAAACTTAATAGGATAACCGGGGAAACATGTACAATATGCTCAAGGGAGCTGGGCAGGAATTACAGTACTGGTGACATCTGTCTGGATTGTTCAAGGTGGGAAAGGAATAGGGAATGGTCCGGCTATTTGTCGAAGAACATATCGCTATTTCATTATAATGAAGACTTAAAAGATATTATTGCTAAATATAAATACCGAGGGGACTATGCATTAGCTGAGGTATTCGTACCTTTTTTGAAAGACAGGTTAAAGGACATGGAGTTTGACCTGGTAACGGCCATCCCGCTTAGTGATGAACGGCTTAGGGAGCGGGGATTCAACCAGGGGCAGGCTTTGGCAGTACTTCTTGGACTTCACACTGCCGAGATCTTAACAAGGATCCATACGGAAAAACAGTCAAAAAAGTCACGTCAAGAGAGAATGTCATTACCCCAGGTTTTTCAGGTCATACAAACGGATTTGCTGGAGCATAAATCAATTTTGATCATCGATGACATTTACACTACAGGCACAACGCTCAGGCATGCAGCCAAGGCATTAAAAACGGCTGGGGCCAGAGAGGTATCATCCATCACCCTGGCTAGGTGA
- a CDS encoding DUF6470 family protein — protein MQIPQIRLQSTSMKIGLNIEQPVQQIEQKEADQSIEQPQAILEIRTAPGKLTIDQSQAREDMDLKSLSKRVEEFARQGYQDWLAGMARRAQQGTELRHIEKGGNALAEQARQNSKAPEKQFNLGWIPSHFSVKLDYQPAQVEIEATAQKPIIDARINRPNHTYTPGSADVEILQKNALDIDFINLFPDEIGE, from the coding sequence ATGCAGATTCCACAAATTAGATTGCAATCCACCTCAATGAAGATTGGATTGAATATAGAACAGCCTGTACAGCAAATCGAACAGAAGGAAGCGGACCAATCTATCGAACAGCCGCAGGCAATCCTGGAAATCCGAACGGCCCCAGGCAAGCTGACGATCGACCAGTCACAAGCCAGGGAAGATATGGATTTAAAAAGCCTTTCCAAGCGAGTGGAGGAATTTGCCCGGCAGGGATATCAAGATTGGCTGGCTGGTATGGCAAGACGTGCTCAGCAGGGGACGGAGCTAAGGCATATTGAAAAAGGCGGTAATGCACTCGCTGAACAGGCCAGGCAAAACAGCAAAGCGCCGGAGAAGCAATTCAATCTTGGGTGGATTCCCTCTCATTTCAGCGTGAAGCTTGACTATCAGCCGGCCCAGGTGGAGATTGAAGCAACCGCTCAAAAACCGATCATTGATGCTCGAATCAATAGACCGAACCATACATACACACCAGGGAGTGCAGATGTGGAAATTCTACAAAAAAATGCGCTGGATATAGATTTCATCAATTTATTTCCGGATGAGATAGGTGAGTGA
- the flgK gene encoding flagellar hook-associated protein FlgK, whose protein sequence is MISTFMGLETAKRGLSTSQGALYTTGNNVANANTLGYSRQRVNLVQTSGFPTVGLNSPRVAGQIGTGVAAETVQRIRDSFLDAQFRTQSNKIGFCGAMSESLSKMEGIMNEPTDSGLAATMEKFWNSLQGLTANTENSGAREVVASTGVMVADTLNYYYKSLTSVQTDIGDQINVKANEINPLISSIDQLNQQISKVEPHGYIPNDLYDKRDVLVDQLSQLVSIKVNNVIPTDYGRSSDVAAGLYNIELMQEEGSSYVPPINLVSVNQTGMVGTSKVEVSYDKTTGMVDGVKFGSKTMTDYKFSGELSGLINNFGYKKDDGTIGGAYPDMLKKLDNMTTAFVNEFNAIHKQGYALGDSDASTLDFFEIEPGKSAAQSIKVNSEIVKDPSKIAAGAKSGGASGDNENAKLLADLKKKAFSEYSTKDQNSKELTGSFDTYYSGIIGKLGVDSQSAQKNLSNSVVLATSVNQNRDSVSSVSLDEEMTDMIRFQQAYNASARMMTMMDEMLDKIINGMGTVGR, encoded by the coding sequence ATGATTTCAACCTTTATGGGTCTTGAGACGGCAAAGCGCGGATTATCCACCTCTCAAGGAGCCTTGTACACGACAGGGAATAATGTGGCCAATGCCAATACATTAGGATATTCAAGGCAGCGGGTCAACCTGGTACAGACGTCTGGCTTTCCAACTGTCGGATTGAACAGCCCGCGCGTAGCTGGCCAAATCGGGACAGGGGTGGCGGCAGAAACGGTTCAGCGGATCCGGGATAGTTTCCTGGACGCACAATTCAGGACACAAAGTAATAAAATCGGTTTTTGCGGGGCCATGAGCGAATCATTGTCTAAAATGGAAGGGATCATGAATGAACCAACCGACAGCGGATTAGCTGCCACGATGGAGAAGTTCTGGAATTCGCTGCAAGGGCTGACGGCCAATACGGAAAACTCCGGGGCCCGTGAAGTCGTTGCCTCAACGGGCGTCATGGTCGCGGATACCCTTAACTATTACTACAAATCGCTAACGAGCGTTCAAACGGATATCGGTGATCAGATAAACGTCAAAGCGAACGAAATCAATCCGCTCATTAGCAGCATTGATCAACTCAATCAACAAATCAGTAAAGTGGAGCCGCATGGATATATTCCAAATGACCTTTATGATAAACGTGATGTACTTGTAGACCAACTTTCGCAGCTTGTCAGCATAAAAGTGAATAACGTCATTCCGACGGATTACGGAAGATCCAGCGATGTAGCTGCAGGGCTATACAACATCGAATTGATGCAAGAAGAAGGTTCGTCTTATGTGCCGCCTATCAATCTAGTAAGTGTTAACCAAACTGGGATGGTGGGAACTTCGAAAGTTGAAGTTAGCTATGATAAAACGACAGGTATGGTAGACGGGGTGAAGTTCGGTTCAAAAACAATGACGGATTACAAATTCTCGGGGGAACTATCCGGTTTGATCAACAATTTTGGTTATAAAAAGGATGATGGTACGATCGGGGGAGCGTATCCTGATATGCTAAAAAAGCTGGATAATATGACGACGGCTTTTGTGAACGAGTTTAATGCCATCCACAAACAAGGATATGCACTAGGTGATAGCGATGCTTCAACATTGGACTTCTTTGAAATAGAACCAGGTAAGAGCGCTGCCCAAAGCATCAAGGTGAATAGTGAAATCGTAAAGGATCCCTCGAAAATTGCCGCAGGCGCTAAAAGCGGAGGGGCATCCGGGGATAATGAAAATGCCAAACTCCTGGCTGACCTGAAGAAGAAAGCGTTTAGTGAGTACTCGACTAAAGACCAAAATTCAAAGGAATTGACGGGAAGTTTCGACACATATTATTCCGGAATCATCGGAAAACTGGGTGTGGATTCTCAAAGCGCCCAAAAAAACCTTTCCAATTCTGTCGTGCTTGCTACATCCGTTAACCAAAATAGAGACTCTGTCAGTTCTGTATCCTTGGATGAAGAGATGACCGATATGATCAGATTCCAGCAAGCATACAATGCTTCTGCAAGAATGATGACGATGATGGACGAAATGCTCGATAAAATCATAAACGGAATGGGCACTGTAGGCCGATAA